A genomic window from Chloroflexota bacterium includes:
- a CDS encoding class I SAM-dependent methyltransferase, with product MRRTAEIADDAEETPRQAPTRPEGGPSERAEDIVRAGYNAIAVAYTEDRREDSDDVRLLAELARRLPRGAKVLDAGCGAGVPITRILAQRFEVTGVDFSAAQIALARENVPQARFFCRDITQLDFPDGSFDAIVSYYAIIHVRRESHRPLLENFRRMLKPGGWALLCLGANDLPDYEDNFMGAPMYWSHYDTDTYLDMLSECGFAVEWHRLVPDSLDTSESVHLFVLAQRSG from the coding sequence ATGAGACGCACGGCAGAGATCGCTGATGACGCAGAGGAGACACCAAGGCAGGCACCTACGAGGCCCGAGGGTGGGCCGTCAGAACGTGCAGAGGACATCGTCAGGGCAGGCTACAACGCCATTGCCGTAGCCTATACGGAGGATCGTCGCGAGGACTCGGATGATGTGCGACTCTTGGCCGAACTGGCGCGGCGACTGCCGAGGGGCGCGAAGGTGCTGGATGCCGGTTGCGGCGCGGGCGTGCCCATAACGCGCATCCTTGCGCAGAGATTTGAGGTTACGGGCGTGGACTTCTCGGCGGCGCAGATTGCCCTGGCCCGCGAGAATGTACCCCAAGCGCGGTTCTTCTGCCGAGACATCACGCAATTGGATTTCCCCGATGGCTCGTTTGACGCCATCGTGTCCTACTACGCCATTATTCATGTTCGGCGAGAGTCGCACCGCCCGCTGCTGGAGAACTTCCGCCGCATGTTGAAACCCGGGGGATGGGCGCTGCTGTGCCTAGGGGCAAACGACCTGCCCGACTATGAGGACAACTTCATGGGCGCGCCGATGTACTGGAGTCACTACGACACGGATACCTACCTGGACATGCTCTCGGAGTGCGGATTCGCCGTGGAGTGGCACAGGCTTGTGCCCGACAGCCTGGACACGAGCGAGTCTGTGCACCTCTTCGTGCTGGCGCAGAGATCTGGATGA